CAAATTCACTATACAAACTCTTAATCACATCAGCGACAAGGTTCGCCACAATAATATCAAAACGCCCTTCAATTTTTTGCGTAGAGCCATAAATGACCTTATCTTGCACTAATAGGGGTGTTTGATTCAGGCTAAAATTTTTTAGGGTTTCTTCAACGGCTAAACTATCCGTATCGCAAGCTACTAAAGCACTAACGCCTTGTTTTTTTAGGGCGATACTTAAAATCCCGCTCCCACAGCCCACATCTAAAGCGTTTTTGCGTTTTAAATCAAGGTTAGAGAGCAATTCCAAACACATAGAAGTGCTTTCATGATGGCCTGATCCAAAGGCCAAAGCCGGATCAATCATTATGCTATCATCTGTAGCGATATGGCTTGGTTTTTGATGCCAGCTAGGGTGTATGTAAAATTTGGCGCATTGCACCGGTAAAATAGCTTGTTTGTAGGCTTCTAGCCAGTCTTTTGAAGCCAAATTGCGTGAAAGATAGAAAAAATCAAACTCACTTTGCAGGTTTTGTTTTAAATTCAAACAAAACGCTTTTAATGCTGGAATGAGCGAGTGATTCAAATCCTTTTCAGAGCGTAAAATAACGAAATTTTTGAGGTGTGGGGGTTTTTCTTTTAAATCTTTCTTTAGGGGGTCATGAGTGGCGAAATAATGCCAATTGGATTGGCTTATAAACTCAATGGTTTCTTCATCATCAAACGCTTTTAAATTGTCTAAGCTTGATTCTTCTAAGGCTAGACGCGTGGTGTCTAAAAGAAAGCCCTCAAAAAGCTCTCGCTCCTTAGGGAAGATAAAGAAAAACTCATAGTACATTGATTCTAACACTCAATCGTTCGTCCCTAAAACAACCTCTAATTTTTCTTTCAAAACTTGGGGGGTAAAAGGTTTCACAATGTAGTTATTCACGCCCGCTTTCAAAGCCGTAATGACCTCGGCCTTACCGCCCTCTGTGGTGATCATGATAATAGGGATTTCTTTAAAACGGCTATCAGAGCGCACCTTTTTAACGAGATCCAAGCCGTTCATTTCAGGCATGTTCCAATCTGTGATAAGCACCTTAGTGTCCGCATTAGCGTCCAGTTTCTCCCAAGCTTCCACCCCATGCTCAGCTTCTAAAACATCTTCATAGCCTAAGCGTGAAAGTGTATTTTTAATAATTCTTCTCATAGTTGAGCTATCATCTACTACTAGTAGTTTCAAAGCGCTTCTCCTTTTAAGATTGCATTTAAATTAGATTCTTTTAAACAGCCAAAGCGTCTCTAACGCCTTATAATAATAAATCGTTCCAAATAATAGCATGTTTTGATTAAAATTACCTTGACTAACATTAATCATTGGCTGAGATGGAGCGTTCAATGAGCGTCCTTATTTGTAAAAAAATTCAGTTTGTTTGCTATGATAATAGTTCAAAAATAATAAGACACCCCTAACTTTTGAGCGTGATAAAGGGTCATTGGATGGTTTGAAAAAGAAAGACAAGGATTTTACAAGCAAGTGCATTATTTAAGAATTTTAATACTGAGTATGAGTTTTTTAAATATTTTAAATGCTGAAAATTTGAGTTATATGTCTTCTTCTTATCAAATAGGCACGGTGTTTATGCGCCCTTTAAACACCAACAAGCTTTTACAAGGGGCTTCAATCCTTCAAGGCTATGAAGTGAATCCTAAAAACGATTGGGCTTATTCTAGGTATTATTTCTTTATAGATTATGGCAATGTGCTTTTTAATAATGACTCTACTTTGCAAGCGAACATGTTCACTTATGGGGTGGGAGGGGATTTCATGGTCGCCTACGCTAAAAACCCTATCAACCGCTGGGCTTTTTTCTTTGGTTTGCAACTAGCAGCTAACACATGGATACTCAATAATAAAGTCAAAGATTTGGTGGTGAATACTTGGGATTCATTGAAAGATTTCAATTTTCACAACACTTATTTTAGGGCTATTGGGAAGTTTGGGGTGCAGTTTCGCACGATCGTTTTGTATCATAAGGTGGATGTAGAAATTGGCATGAAAATCTTTTTAACGCCTGAAAGGCGTAGCTTGTTTGAAAGGAGCTTTTTGTTTTTTGTTTCGCACTCGTGGCATTTTTAAAATGGCGGAGAGAGAGGGATTCGAACCCTCGAAGGCTTGCACCTTACACGCGTTCCAGGCGTGCTCCTTCAACCACTCGGACATCTCCCCTTAAAAAGGGCTTATTATAACTAAGATTTGTTTAAAAAGGGCTTATTTTAAAAGGAGTGAGTCTTTAGAAATGACGCCATCTATTTGATTTTTAGCACAAATTTCCCATGACTCTGTATCGTTTAAATCCATAGAAAACAAGATTTTGCTATCTAATAAGTAATTAGTGGCGTGTTGTTGGGCGAGTATGGCTTGCTTAATATCCTTAAAAATGCAATAGAGCGGTTTGAAAGCGTTGAATAAAAAAAAGGCGTCCGTTTCTATCTTGTGCGATAAAAAGATCACGCTAAAATTGACGCTATTTTCACAGCAATACTTAGCTAATTCCAAATTTTTTGGGTGTGCTTCAAAACACACTATATCGTTATTGGTGCTGGAATGAATAGCATCGGTGTCTTTAATGAAAACAAAACGAGTGCTAGGGATTAAAGGGTGTCCTAAAATAAGCATATTTACCTCTTATCCTTCAAACAAGTTTCACTGCAATAGGCTACCGCCCCGCTATAAATAGCGTCTTTGCTAGAGACATAGGTTTGGCATTTAGAGCATACAATCATGTGATCTTCTAATTCTTTGGGGGTTTGTTGCGTGTAAGAGTGGTTGTCTTTGGGGTCGTCTTTGTGGGGTTTTTGTCTCAAAAACAAACGCCATAAAATCCATACAATAATGAGTAGGGGGATTAAAATTCTTAACATAAACTTTCCTTTGATTTGTAAAAATAAACTCGTTTTTGATGCATAAAGCATTCATTGTCTTTACAAGCGATTTCATCTTTTAACTGCTCGCCTTTATAAAATAAAAAATACCCCTTATCTTTTAGGAAGCGTTGGCTTTTTTCTATCAAAAAAGAAGAGCTAGCGACCGCTCTAGAAGTGATTAAATCCACTTGTAAAAGATTTTTATAATCTTCTAAACGCTTTTTAATGATTTCAATGTTTTTTAAAGGCAAAACACTTTTAAGGTAGTTTAAAAAAGCCGCTCTTTTTATTCTTGGCTCTAAAAGAATGAATTTGACTTCAGGTTTTTCAAGGGCTAAAGGGATAGCAGGAAGTCCCGCCCCGCTCCCAATATCCAAGCAGCTTTTAAAATCTTTGATAAATTCTAAGGGCTTTAGAGCGTCTGTGATCTGGGGTTCTAACTCGCTTAAATTCCTCGCGCCGCTCAAGTTGTGCGTTTGATTCCATTCTAAAAGGATGCGCGCGTAATCTTGCAATAAGGGGTTCATAAAATCAGCATCCCATCGCCATAAGAATAAAAACGATACTTCTTTTCTATGGCTATTTTGTAGATTTCTTTGGTTTTTTCTAAGCCTATCATCGCACTCACAAGCATTAAAAGGCTTGATTTGGGCAAATGGAAATTAGTGAGCAAATAATTAACATGCAAAATAGGATTAGCAAGATGCAAGAATATATCGCATTCAAACGCCTCTTGATTAGGGTTTTTTAAGCGTTTGAAATATTCCACGCTCCTTAAAGCGGTCGTGCCGATGCATAAAATCTCTTGGGATTCTTGCAAAATTTCTTGACTCTTTTTAGGAATGCGTAAAACTTCTGTATGGATTTGATGCTCTCTAATATCTTTAGTTTCTACGCCAAGAAAAGTCCCAGCCCCCACATGCAAGGTTAAAAAAGCGTGCTTGAAATCTTTCAATAATTTTTCTAAGGTATTTTGAGAAAAATGCAATGACGCTGTAGGGGCAGCCACTGCGCCGGTGTGTTTGGCGAACACGCTCTGGTATTCATGCGCATCCAAACTTTCATCGGCTCTTTTAATATAAGGGGGTAAGGGCATATGCCCGTATTGCTCTAAAAGCTTTAAGATATTTTCTTGATTTAAGGGGGTTTTATGGTCATAAAAAGCGATCAAGCGTTGGCCGTTATGGAGTAATTCCAAAACTTCAGCGTAATAATTTTCATCAAAAAAGATTTTATCCCCCACTTTGATCTTACCCTTGATTTGAGTTAGGGCGGTATTGTCTTTAAAAAAGCGGTGGAAAAACACTTCGGTCGTTTTTGATGGCAAAAAGGCATGCTTAGATCCAAAAAGCCTGGCCTTCATCACTTTAGTGTCGTTCAACACAATAAGGGCGTTTTTAGGGAAAAAATCTAAAACATGCTCAAAAGTGGTGTGCGTGATTGTTTGCGAACGCCTTTCATATACGAGTAATTTAGCCTTTTCTTTGGGCAAAATGGGGTAGTTGGCGATCAATTCCTTAGGCAAACAATAATCATAGCTTTCTAGATCAAATTCTTTCAACTAATTCTCTTTGGTGTCATTTTCGCTGTCTTCTCCGTTGTCTTTGGGAGCCGGATTGACCATTTTGGCGATTAAAATAGAAAGCCCATAAAGCCCCACTAAGGGCAACGCCATAAAGATTTGACTCACCACATCAGGGGGAGTGATAATGGCTGCTACAATAAAAATCACTACAATAGCGTATTTGAAATACGCTTTCAAGCTCGCATCGGTAATCAAGCCCACTTTAGCTAAAAAATACGCCAAAACAGGCAATTCAAACGCCACGCCAAAGCCTAAAATCAAGCGTGTGAAAAAGCTCACGTAACTGGACGCAGAAATATTAGCCGCAAACACATCGCTCCCAAAAGTGGCCAAGTATTCAATGATGAAAGGGAACACCACATAATAAGAAAACGCCGCCCCAATTAAAAACATCCCACTCCCAAAAAACACAAAAGGCAAAATCACTTTTTTTTCATTCTTGTAAAGCCCTGGAGCGATAAAAAGCCACAATTGCCAAAAAATAATGGGCATGGAAATGACGATAGCGGCTGAAAAACTGATTTTAACCGCTACCATGACCCCTTCAATAGGGGAGAGCTGAATGAGCGTGCCTTTATAAGAATTTTTAACAAATTCAAAAATATTTTTCCAAAAATGAAAACACCCCAAAAACGCCACTAAAATCGTTCCCACAGAAACCATCAAACGCTTTCTTAATTCCTGTAAATGCGGTTTTAAATCTTCAAACATGCTCTTTTTCTTTGTCGTGTTCTTTGGCGTTGTTATCGGTTGCTAATTGGACTTCTTTAAGAGATTCATCGCTTGAAGCTTCTTCATTTAAGGCTTCTTCATTGGAAACTTCTTTATTGGAATGGTTAGGGGGTGCGTTGTTTTCTAGGCTTTGTTGGTAATCTTGCATCAAATCCTGAATGCTTTTAATCTCCTTTTCTGCAGTTATTTTAGCGTCTTCTAATTCTTCAATCTTAACGCCCTTAAGACTCTCCACTTTATTTTCAAAGAGTTTTTGATACTCTAAGGTTTCTTTTTTGATTTCTTCAATATTGATTTCTTTATCTAAAGTGTCCTTAGCGTCATTGAGCGTTTTTTTAACCGCGCGAAAAAATTTCACCATATCCACGACGGCTTGGGGGAATTTTTCTGGCCCTAAAAAGATAATCGCTACAACCAACACCACAAGGATTTCAAAAAAGCCCATGCCAAACATAATAATCTACTTTCACACCCTTTAAAATTTTATCGTTATTGTAGTGTAATTTTCTTTCCAAACAAGATTAAAATAAAGTTTGAGACTTTAAAGTGGGGATTTTTAAAAGTGCATGGGTTTTAGGCGTGGCGATTCTGCCTTTAGCGGTGCGCTCTAAATAACCATTAGCGAGTAAAAAAGGCTCAATCATGTCTTCAATCGTGCCTTCATCTTCTCTCATAGACGCTGCAATCGTGTTCAAACCCACCGGCTTTCCTTGAGCGTTAGCCAACAAAGATAAATACGCCAAATCCGCTTCATCAAAGCCTAATTCATTCACGCCCAATTCATTCAAAGCATGCAAAGTGATGTTTAAATCCATCAAGCTTGAATTTTTGACTAGCGCAAAATCGCGTACCCTTTTTAAAAGCCTTAAAGCGATCCTTGGCGTGCCTCTACTCCTTTTAGCGATTTCATCAGCGCTTTCTTCTTTGATGTCTTGGTTGAGTTTAACGGCGGCTTTTTTAATGATGAGGGCCAGTTCGCTAGGGCTATAAAATTGCATTCTAAAACTCATGCCAAATCTGTCTCTTAAGGGGTTAGAGAGCATTCCGGCTCTAGTGGTAGCGCCGATGAGGGTGAAAGGGGGTAAATCAATTTTAATGGTTTGAGCGGCTGGGCCTGAGCCTATGATAATATCCAGTCTAAAATCTTCCATAGCCGGGTATAAAACCTCTTCAATCGCTGGACTGAGCCGGTGGATTTCATCAATAAAAAGAATGTCTTTAGCTTGCAAATTAGTCAAAATGGCGGCTAAATCACCGCTTTTTTCTATCATGGGAGCGGCGGTGATTTTGATATTGGTTTCCATTTCTTTAGCGATGATATGGCTGATTGAAGTTTTACCCAAACCGGGCGGGCCAAAAAAGAGCATGTGATCCAAACTCTCTTGGCGTTTTTTAGCCGCACAAATAGAAATCTGCAAGTTGCTTTTAATCTTTTCTTGACCGATAAAATCTTCCCAAAGATTAGGGCGCAAACTCACTTCTTGAGAAGTTTCAAAATCCAAAGTTTCTAAATTGACTATCCGTTCTTTCATTTAATGATAACTTTCTAATTCGTTAGGGAAGTTTCCCTTTTTCACATCATCAGCGTATTGCTGAAGCGCGTTTTGAATCAATTCTTTCCCCTTAAGGTATTCTCGCACGAATTTAGGCTTAAAGCTATCAAAAAAGCCTAACATATCGCTCCACACTAAAATCTGCCCATCGCAATCCTTGCCGCTCCCTATGCCGATCGTGGGGATTTTGATTTTTTGCGTGATTTTTTGAGCAATAGGGGTGGTTATACCCTCTAAAACCAACAAACCTACCCCAGCTTCTTCTAAACTCAAGGCGTCTTCTAAAAGCTTTTTTTGTTGCTCTTCATTTTTGCCCTTAATCTTATAACCTCCATCAAGGTGCACGAATTGGGGCATCAAGCCGATGTGTCCTACCACAATAACGCCCTCATCAGTGAGCGTTTTAACCAATTTCGCTTTTTCTTTCCCCCCCTCTAATTTGATCGCACTCGCTTGGGTTTCTTTATAAACTCTAATGGCGTTTTTTAGGGCTGTTTTTTCATCTTTATAGCTTCCAAAGGGCATGTCTGTGATGATAAAAGGAGTCTTAGCACCCGCGCACACGGCTTTAGTGTGATAGAGCATCATTTTTACACTTGCGCTTAAAGTGTCGTTTTGGTTGAAAAAACTCATATTCAAACTATCGCCCACTAAAATCACATCCACTAGCGGATCAAATATGTGAGCGAACAGCGCGTCATAAGCGGTAATGGCGATGATTTTTTCTTGATTTTTTTTAGCTTGGAGGTGGTTGAGAGTGATTTTTTTAATTGGGGCGGTTTGCATGCTCATTAAAAATCCTAAGTGTTAAATATAGTGGCATTGTAGCATGACTTTATTGGGGTGGGTAAAATTTCACTCAACTTTAACCGGTCATTTTAATTATTTTAGTATAATTGGAAAAAACTTTTAACAAACAATTCAAGGGATTTAGCGATTTTGGGTCTTAAAAAATATGTTATTTTATGGTTTTTAATGGGGTTTTATGCGGGGTTGAACGCACTTGATTATGACACCTTAGACCCAAAATACTATAAGTATATCAAGTATTATAAAGCCTATGAAGATAAAGAAGTTGAAGAATTAATCAGAGATTTAAAGAGGGCGAACGCTAAAAGCGGGCTTATTTTAGGGATCAATACCGGGTTTTTTTACAACCATGAAATCATGGTTAGAACCAATAGCTCTAGCATCACCGGGAATATTTTAAATTATTTGTTCGCTTATGGCTTGCGTTTTGGCTATCAAACTTTCAGGCCGTCGTTTTTTGCACGCTTGGTCAAGCCAAATATCATTGGCAGGCGCATTTATATCCAATATTATGGAGGAGCTCCTAAAAAAGCGGGCTTTGGGAGCGTGGGGTTTCAATCGGTTATGCTGAATGGGGATTTTTTATTGGATTTTCCTTTGCCTTTTGTGGGGAAATACCTTTATATGGGGGGGTATATGGGTTTAGGCTTGGGGGTTGTAGCGCATGGGGTGAATTATACGGCGGAATGGGGGATGTCTTTTAACGCAGGCTTGGCTCTAACGGTATTAGAAAAAAACCGCATTGAATTTGAATTTAAAATTTTAAATAATTTCCCTTTTTTGCAATCTAATTCTTCAAAAGAGACTTGGTGGGGAGCTATAGCAAGCATTGGGTATCAATATGTGTTCTAAAAAAATAAGAAATTTTATTTTATGCTTTGGTTTTATTTTAGGCTTGAATGCTGAAGAAAATACGGCTCAAGAGAATATGACTGAAGAAAATCCCCCTAAAGACGCTCCCATTCTTTTGGAAGAAAAACGCGCCCAAACGCTAGAGTTTGAAGAAAACAAGGAAGTTAAAAAGAATATTGATGAAAAAAGCCTGCTTGAAGAAATCCATAAGAAAAAACGCCAGCTTTACATGCTCAAAGGGGAATTGCATGAAAAAAATGAAGCCATCTTATTCCAACGAATGGCTAAAAATAAGAGCGGTTTTTTTATAGGCGTAATTCTTGGCGATATAGGCATTAACGCTCATTCTTACGCCCGATCTTATGAGAGCTTTGAATCTTTAAACAACATTCAAGCTTCTCCTTTGTTGTATGGCTTAAGGAGCGGGTATCAAAAGTATTTTGCTAACGGGATTAGCGCCTTACGCTTTTATGGGGAATATTTAGGGGGAGCGATGAAAGGGTTTAAAAGCGATTCTTTAGCTTCTTATCAAACCGCAAGCTTGAATATTGATCTATTGATGGATAAGCCTATTGACAAAGAAAAAAGGTTTGCGTTAGGGATATTTGGAGGCGTTGGAGTGGGGTGGAATGGGATGTATCAAAATTTAAAAGAGATTAAAGGGTATTCACAGCCTAACGCTTTTGGGTTAGTGTTAAATTTAGGGGTGAGCATGACGCTTAACCTCAAACACCGCTTTGAATTAGCCTTAAAAATGCCTCCCTTAAAAGAAACTTCGCAAACCTTTTTATATTATTTTAAAAGCACTAATATTTATTATATTAGTTACAACTATTTATTGTAAAGGCTAAAATGTTGAAATTTAAATATTGTTTGATTTATATCGCGCTCATACTGGGACTTCAAGCGACAGATTATGACAATTTAGAAGAAGAAAACCAACAATTAGACGAAAAAATAAACCATTTAAAGCAACAGCTCACCGAAAAAGGGGTTTCGCCCAAAGAGATGGATAAGGATAAGTTTGAAGAAGAATATTTAGAGCGAACTTACCCAAAGATTTCTTCAAAGAAAAGAAAAAAATTACTCAAATCTTTTTCCATAGCCGATGATAAGAGCGGGGTTTTTTTAGGGGGCGGGTATGCTTATGGGGAACTGAACTTGTCTTATCAAGGGGAAATGTTAGACAAATATGGTGCAAATGCCCCTAGCGCGTTTAAAAACAATATCAAGATTGACGCTCCTGTTTCTATGATTAGCGTTAAATTCGGGTATCAAAAATACTTTGTGCCTTATTTTGGGACACGATTTTATGGGGATTTATTGCTTGGGGGAGGGGTGTTAAAAGAGAATGTAATCAAGCAGCCTGTAGGCTCGTTTATTTATGTTTTAGGGGCTATGAATACCGATTTATTGTTTGACATGCCTTTAGATTTTAAGACTAAAAAGCATTTTTTAGGCGTTTATGCGGGTTTTGGGATAGGGCTTATGCTTTATCAAGACAAGCCTAATCAAAACGGGAGGAATTTGGTAGTAGGGGGTTATTCAAGCCCTAATTTTTTATGGAAATCTTTGATTGAAGTGGATTACACTTTTAATGTGGGCGTGAGTTTAACGCTTTATAGGAAACACCGCTTAGAGATTGGCACCAAATTACCGATTAGCTATTTGAGGATGGGAGTAGAAGAGGGAGCGATTTATCACAATAAAGAAAATGATGAACGATTGTTGATTTCAGCTAACAACCAGTTCAAACGATCCAGTTTTTTATTAGTGAATTATGCGTTCATTTTTTGAGGCTTGATCTTGGGGTTAGGGTTTAAAATTTTAGCGTTAGTTGTTTTGATTTTAGGGGGTTATTTGATTTTTAACGCCTTTATCACAAAACCCAAGGCTTTAAGTTTTAGTTTAAAGAGCGAAGAAAATGCGTTTGATGATAACAATGAAGCACTTTTTTGGGATTTGAAAAAACCCATTAAGGTTAAAATCACAGCCCCAAAGGGCATCAAACGCTATGAGATAAAAGTAACCACAAAAGACAATTTGATCTTATATGAAAAAGAAAGTCTGGTATTGGATAAACCCAAGTCTTTAGAAGTGCCTTTGATTAGGCCTGAAATCATGGGATTAGAAGACAAGTGCCTTGATTATGAATTTCAGGCGAGCGATTGGAGCTATGCTAATTTTTTCAATGGCAATAAGGCGTCTTTCAAACAGGAAGTGTGTATTGATACGATAAAACCTCTAATTAGTGTTTTATCTCGATCCCCAAGCATCGCTTATGGAGGGAGCGCGATAGTCATCTTTGAGGCTTTGGATAAGAATTTGTCTCAAGCGTTTGTGCGCGTCAAAAAAAAGGATTTTAAAGCGTTCAGGCTTTTAGAATTCAAGCAGCGTGATGTTTTTATCGCTTTAGTGCCTTGGTCTTATGAGAATAAGGATTTTAAGGCGTTCATTGTCGCTAAAGATAAAGCCTATAACTCTAATACCACCCCTTTATTGTTCAAACGAAAAACCCATCGTTTGAGGGAAAGGGATATAAATTTAAGCGCCTTAAAAGATAAGATTGCAAAGCAAGAAAAATTTCAAAATCACACTGAGCAAACTTTATTGGAAATGTTTTCCAACGCGCGCTTAAAAGATTTAGAAAAAATCCAAAAGATCGCTTTAGAGCAAGGGGATTTTGATAAGGATTTTTCCCATTTTCAAGCGTTAAAACCCTTGAATGGGTCTTTTAAAATGATAAGCAATTTTTTAGAAAATCGGCGGTTTTTAAAGGATAATCAGGTGTTGTTTAAATTCTTGCATTTAGGGGTGGATTTGATGCCCAGTAAGGATTTATCCTTAGCGTTTGATCCATCGGTGAAGAGGGTTTTTAAGGGGGAATTGGATTTTTATGGTAATAGTTTAATGGATTGCTATGGGTTAGGTTTGTGCGTTTTTTTAGCGCATTTAAAGGATGATGGAAGCGTGGGGAGTAGTGGTTTGAAATTAGGGATTGGGTTGCATTTAGGGATACTTTTGCAAGGGGTTTTTGTCCGGCCCAATGAATGGCTTAATGAGCAATGGATAAAAACCAATATCATTGCCCCTATAGAGCAAGCCAAACGGCTTTTAATGAAAGGATAGTCATGTTAAAAACGAATCAAAAAAACGTGCATGCGTTTGAAATTGAAAAGCAAGAGCCTAAGGCGGTCATGGAATTTTTAGAAAAAAACCATGCCCTTTTGCAATATTTTCTCATTATATTTAAATACGATATTGAACCAGAAGTCAAAGTCATTTTGCGCAAACACCAGATTCTGTTTTTAGAAACAAATCGCGCTTTAAACGGACGCCATATCAAAACCATG
This DNA window, taken from Helicobacter pylori, encodes the following:
- the tatB gene encoding Sec-independent protein translocase protein TatB; translated protein: MFGMGFFEILVVLVVAIIFLGPEKFPQAVVDMVKFFRAVKKTLNDAKDTLDKEINIEEIKKETLEYQKLFENKVESLKGVKIEELEDAKITAEKEIKSIQDLMQDYQQSLENNAPPNHSNKEVSNEEALNEEASSDESLKEVQLATDNNAKEHDKEKEHV
- a CDS encoding outer membrane protein; the protein is MSFLNILNAENLSYMSSSYQIGTVFMRPLNTNKLLQGASILQGYEVNPKNDWAYSRYYFFIDYGNVLFNNDSTLQANMFTYGVGGDFMVAYAKNPINRWAFFFGLQLAANTWILNNKVKDLVVNTWDSLKDFNFHNTYFRAIGKFGVQFRTIVLYHKVDVEIGMKIFLTPERRSLFERSFLFFVSHSWHF
- a CDS encoding outer membrane beta-barrel protein yields the protein MCSKKIRNFILCFGFILGLNAEENTAQENMTEENPPKDAPILLEEKRAQTLEFEENKEVKKNIDEKSLLEEIHKKKRQLYMLKGELHEKNEAILFQRMAKNKSGFFIGVILGDIGINAHSYARSYESFESLNNIQASPLLYGLRSGYQKYFANGISALRFYGEYLGGAMKGFKSDSLASYQTASLNIDLLMDKPIDKEKRFALGIFGGVGVGWNGMYQNLKEIKGYSQPNAFGLVLNLGVSMTLNLKHRFELALKMPPLKETSQTFLYYFKSTNIYYISYNYLL
- the prmA gene encoding 50S ribosomal protein L11 methyltransferase — its product is MLESMYYEFFFIFPKERELFEGFLLDTTRLALEESSLDNLKAFDDEETIEFISQSNWHYFATHDPLKKDLKEKPPHLKNFVILRSEKDLNHSLIPALKAFCLNLKQNLQSEFDFFYLSRNLASKDWLEAYKQAILPVQCAKFYIHPSWHQKPSHIATDDSIMIDPALAFGSGHHESTSMCLELLSNLDLKRKNALDVGCGSGILSIALKKQGVSALVACDTDSLAVEETLKNFSLNQTPLLVQDKVIYGSTQKIEGRFDIIVANLVADVIKSLYSEFVRLCNHTLILSGILETHLNSVLQIYYNGFEVLEQRKRNEWVALKLLKKQPIN
- the rsmG gene encoding 16S rRNA (guanine(527)-N(7))-methyltransferase RsmG, which translates into the protein MNPLLQDYARILLEWNQTHNLSGARNLSELEPQITDALKPLEFIKDFKSCLDIGSGAGLPAIPLALEKPEVKFILLEPRIKRAAFLNYLKSVLPLKNIEIIKKRLEDYKNLLQVDLITSRAVASSSFLIEKSQRFLKDKGYFLFYKGEQLKDEIACKDNECFMHQKRVYFYKSKESLC
- a CDS encoding chemotaxis response regulator CheY, translated to MKLLVVDDSSTMRRIIKNTLSRLGYEDVLEAEHGVEAWEKLDANADTKVLITDWNMPEMNGLDLVKKVRSDSRFKEIPIIMITTEGGKAEVITALKAGVNNYIVKPFTPQVLKEKLEVVLGTND
- the panB gene encoding 3-methyl-2-oxobutanoate hydroxymethyltransferase, which translates into the protein MSMQTAPIKKITLNHLQAKKNQEKIIAITAYDALFAHIFDPLVDVILVGDSLNMSFFNQNDTLSASVKMMLYHTKAVCAGAKTPFIITDMPFGSYKDEKTALKNAIRVYKETQASAIKLEGGKEKAKLVKTLTDEGVIVVGHIGLMPQFVHLDGGYKIKGKNEEQQKKLLEDALSLEEAGVGLLVLEGITTPIAQKITQKIKIPTIGIGSGKDCDGQILVWSDMLGFFDSFKPKFVREYLKGKELIQNALQQYADDVKKGNFPNELESYH
- the tatC gene encoding twin-arginine translocase subunit TatC, with product MFEDLKPHLQELRKRLMVSVGTILVAFLGCFHFWKNIFEFVKNSYKGTLIQLSPIEGVMVAVKISFSAAIVISMPIIFWQLWLFIAPGLYKNEKKVILPFVFFGSGMFLIGAAFSYYVVFPFIIEYLATFGSDVFAANISASSYVSFFTRLILGFGVAFELPVLAYFLAKVGLITDASLKAYFKYAIVVIFIVAAIITPPDVVSQIFMALPLVGLYGLSILIAKMVNPAPKDNGEDSENDTKEN
- a CDS encoding outer membrane beta-barrel protein, which encodes MLKFKYCLIYIALILGLQATDYDNLEEENQQLDEKINHLKQQLTEKGVSPKEMDKDKFEEEYLERTYPKISSKKRKKLLKSFSIADDKSGVFLGGGYAYGELNLSYQGEMLDKYGANAPSAFKNNIKIDAPVSMISVKFGYQKYFVPYFGTRFYGDLLLGGGVLKENVIKQPVGSFIYVLGAMNTDLLFDMPLDFKTKKHFLGVYAGFGIGLMLYQDKPNQNGRNLVVGGYSSPNFLWKSLIEVDYTFNVGVSLTLYRKHRLEIGTKLPISYLRMGVEEGAIYHNKENDERLLISANNQFKRSSFLLVNYAFIF
- the ruvB gene encoding Holliday junction branch migration DNA helicase RuvB, whose protein sequence is MKERIVNLETLDFETSQEVSLRPNLWEDFIGQEKIKSNLQISICAAKKRQESLDHMLFFGPPGLGKTSISHIIAKEMETNIKITAAPMIEKSGDLAAILTNLQAKDILFIDEIHRLSPAIEEVLYPAMEDFRLDIIIGSGPAAQTIKIDLPPFTLIGATTRAGMLSNPLRDRFGMSFRMQFYSPSELALIIKKAAVKLNQDIKEESADEIAKRSRGTPRIALRLLKRVRDFALVKNSSLMDLNITLHALNELGVNELGFDEADLAYLSLLANAQGKPVGLNTIAASMREDEGTIEDMIEPFLLANGYLERTAKGRIATPKTHALLKIPTLKSQTLF
- the queA gene encoding tRNA preQ1(34) S-adenosylmethionine ribosyltransferase-isomerase QueA; protein product: MKEFDLESYDYCLPKELIANYPILPKEKAKLLVYERRSQTITHTTFEHVLDFFPKNALIVLNDTKVMKARLFGSKHAFLPSKTTEVFFHRFFKDNTALTQIKGKIKVGDKIFFDENYYAEVLELLHNGQRLIAFYDHKTPLNQENILKLLEQYGHMPLPPYIKRADESLDAHEYQSVFAKHTGAVAAPTASLHFSQNTLEKLLKDFKHAFLTLHVGAGTFLGVETKDIREHQIHTEVLRIPKKSQEILQESQEILCIGTTALRSVEYFKRLKNPNQEAFECDIFLHLANPILHVNYLLTNFHLPKSSLLMLVSAMIGLEKTKEIYKIAIEKKYRFYSYGDGMLIL
- a CDS encoding PP0621 family protein → MLRILIPLLIIVWILWRLFLRQKPHKDDPKDNHSYTQQTPKELEDHMIVCSKCQTYVSSKDAIYSGAVAYCSETCLKDKR